The following proteins are co-located in the Pseudomonas antarctica genome:
- the tssM gene encoding type VI secretion system membrane subunit TssM has protein sequence MKAFFSFMIRWVIPLLGLIALSLIIWFVGPLLDVLVPEGRRWALIILVFAVWIAYRVFRIIQARRQAAEVMRSLAAETPADPNSVATAEELSTLRQRMDEALTLLKKAKLGGDERRNLYELPWYVIIGPPGSGKTTALVNSGLHFPLAAQLGAGAVRGVGGTRNCDWWFTDQAVLLDTAGRYTTQDSNSTVDKAAWLGFLDLLKKQRSRRPIDGAFIAISLSDLLLGSDAERAAHAAAIRLRIQELYTQLGVRFPIYLMLTKLDLVPGFMEFFDNLSKEDRAQVWGMTFALDDGKNSDSPLAHLQSEFAGLEQRLNERLVERLQQERDPARRDLIYGFPQQFGALKDCLQSFLEGVFKPNAYEERVLLRGVYFTSGTQEGSPIDRLIGAMAQSMNLDRQHLARQSGTGRSYFIEKLFTAVAFAERGLVGVNPKVERRRKWIARGVLAATVALVVVVSSLWWVSYRANQAYITQVDQKVAPLGQTVQNLSPAQREVLAVLPLLNAVKNLAGDSPSWSEGLGLYQGDMLEAESASVYRKLLIAVFAPRLVTRIEEQLHGGGNSDFLYEGLKAYLMLADNEHYDPDFIKAWIALDWDRSLPRDLPADQRQALTGHLQALFERHPPSARLDPRLIDDLRRQLQQLPVAQRVYDRVKRQKLPDGIPDFRINEAAGRDAALVFSRKSGKPLGEPLSGFFTAKGYRQAFLLSSLNQTGTLAEEQWVLGREQADQQNVASLAADVRRLYFQDYQRQWDALLADIDFVPITSVAQAADVLRVISGPTSPLKKLLVAVAKETDLQAEERQLAAKGVPVEGGVDKLKERLGSLLGQEQQTTSTAQAADDPVTAHFAELNSIVSKNEGEPAAIDGLLADMNALYVQVSAMVGASGDALLGEAKNQAAAAATRVSLNAERQPPLVQGMVKSVVNSTTNSMMGGVRNQLNAAWVSEVVNVYRQSLAGRYPMSPGSARDATLDDFGQFFGVGGVMDNYFRKYLQPYVDTSAPTWRWQPGAAQKLGIAPGVLQTFQRAAAIRDAFFRAGGTQPIVRFELKPVSMDPTITQFLLDLDGQQLSYDHGPSRPVAMQWPNPGSIGVVRISIMPPSASGRSGVTLDGPWAWFRLLEQSDLTAGNSPDRFNLRLRVDGASIAYELRANSAFNPFKSRVLSGFSLPERL, from the coding sequence GTGAAGGCGTTTTTCAGTTTCATGATTCGCTGGGTGATCCCATTGCTGGGCCTGATCGCCCTCAGCCTGATCATCTGGTTTGTCGGGCCGTTGCTCGACGTCCTGGTGCCGGAAGGGCGCCGTTGGGCGCTGATTATCCTGGTGTTTGCCGTGTGGATCGCTTACCGCGTGTTCCGCATTATCCAGGCCCGGCGTCAGGCCGCCGAAGTGATGCGCAGCCTAGCGGCCGAAACACCGGCCGACCCCAACAGCGTCGCCACTGCCGAAGAGTTATCAACCCTGCGTCAGCGCATGGACGAAGCCCTCACGCTGCTGAAAAAGGCCAAGCTCGGCGGTGACGAGCGCCGCAACCTCTACGAGCTGCCGTGGTACGTGATCATCGGCCCGCCGGGTTCGGGCAAGACCACCGCGCTGGTCAATTCCGGCCTGCATTTTCCGCTGGCCGCGCAATTGGGCGCCGGTGCGGTGCGAGGCGTTGGCGGTACGCGCAATTGCGACTGGTGGTTTACCGATCAAGCGGTTTTGCTCGACACCGCTGGCCGCTACACCACGCAGGACAGCAACTCCACGGTGGATAAAGCCGCGTGGCTGGGCTTCCTTGACCTGCTGAAAAAGCAGCGCTCGCGCCGCCCGATCGATGGCGCCTTTATCGCGATCAGCCTGTCCGATTTGCTACTGGGCAGCGACGCCGAGCGCGCCGCGCATGCCGCTGCGATTCGCCTGCGTATCCAGGAGCTGTATACCCAGTTGGGCGTGCGTTTCCCGATCTACCTGATGCTGACCAAGCTCGACCTGGTGCCGGGCTTCATGGAGTTTTTCGACAACCTGAGCAAGGAAGACCGCGCCCAGGTGTGGGGCATGACCTTTGCCCTGGATGACGGCAAGAACAGCGACAGCCCGTTGGCCCATCTGCAAAGCGAATTTGCAGGCCTGGAGCAGCGCCTTAACGAACGCTTGGTGGAACGCTTGCAACAGGAGCGCGACCCGGCGCGGCGCGACCTGATCTACGGCTTCCCGCAGCAGTTCGGTGCGTTGAAGGATTGCCTGCAAAGCTTCCTTGAAGGCGTGTTCAAGCCCAATGCCTATGAAGAGCGCGTATTGCTGCGCGGCGTGTACTTCACCAGCGGCACCCAGGAAGGCAGCCCGATTGATCGCCTGATCGGCGCCATGGCCCAGAGCATGAACCTGGACCGCCAGCACCTGGCGCGCCAGAGTGGTACCGGGCGCAGTTACTTCATCGAAAAACTGTTCACCGCCGTGGCGTTCGCCGAGCGTGGGCTGGTGGGGGTGAACCCGAAGGTCGAGCGGCGGCGCAAGTGGATCGCACGCGGCGTATTAGCCGCTACCGTGGCCTTGGTGGTGGTGGTGAGCAGTTTGTGGTGGGTGAGTTATCGCGCCAATCAGGCCTACATCACCCAAGTCGATCAGAAGGTCGCGCCGCTGGGCCAGACGGTACAGAACCTCAGCCCGGCGCAGCGCGAAGTCCTCGCCGTGCTGCCGTTGCTCAATGCGGTGAAGAACCTCGCGGGTGATTCGCCGAGTTGGTCCGAAGGGCTGGGTCTGTATCAAGGCGACATGCTCGAAGCCGAGTCCGCCAGTGTCTACCGCAAGCTGTTGATCGCCGTATTCGCCCCCCGTCTGGTGACGCGTATCGAAGAACAACTGCACGGCGGTGGCAATTCCGACTTCCTCTATGAAGGCCTGAAGGCTTACCTGATGCTCGCCGACAACGAGCATTACGACCCGGACTTCATCAAGGCCTGGATCGCCCTCGACTGGGACCGTAGCCTGCCGCGTGACCTGCCGGCCGATCAGCGCCAGGCGTTGACCGGGCATTTGCAGGCGCTGTTCGAGCGCCATCCGCCGAGCGCGCGACTCGACCCACGGCTGATCGACGACCTGCGTCGCCAACTGCAACAACTGCCGGTGGCTCAGCGCGTCTATGACCGCGTTAAACGCCAGAAACTGCCCGACGGCATTCCTGACTTCCGTATCAACGAAGCCGCAGGCCGTGATGCCGCGCTGGTGTTCAGCCGTAAAAGTGGCAAGCCGCTGGGCGAGCCGTTGAGTGGGTTTTTCACCGCCAAGGGCTATCGTCAGGCGTTCCTGCTGAGCAGCTTGAATCAGACGGGCACCCTGGCTGAAGAGCAATGGGTGCTGGGCCGCGAACAGGCAGACCAGCAAAACGTGGCGAGCCTCGCCGCCGACGTGCGCCGCCTGTATTTCCAGGATTACCAGCGCCAGTGGGATGCCTTGCTTGCGGATATCGACTTTGTGCCGATCACCAGCGTGGCCCAGGCGGCCGATGTGCTGCGAGTGATTTCCGGCCCGACGTCGCCGCTGAAAAAACTGCTGGTGGCGGTGGCCAAGGAAACTGATCTGCAAGCCGAAGAGCGCCAATTGGCCGCCAAAGGCGTGCCGGTGGAAGGGGGTGTCGACAAGCTCAAGGAGCGCCTCGGCAGCCTGCTCGGCCAGGAGCAACAGACCACCAGCACTGCGCAAGCGGCGGATGATCCGGTGACCGCGCATTTCGCTGAACTCAACAGCATCGTCAGCAAGAATGAAGGCGAACCGGCCGCCATCGACGGCCTGCTCGCGGATATGAACGCGCTGTATGTGCAGGTCAGCGCCATGGTCGGTGCCAGTGGCGATGCCTTGCTCGGCGAGGCGAAGAACCAGGCGGCGGCAGCAGCCACGCGGGTCAGCCTGAATGCCGAGCGCCAGCCGCCGTTGGTGCAGGGCATGGTCAAGTCGGTGGTCAACTCCACCACCAACAGCATGATGGGCGGCGTGCGCAACCAACTGAACGCAGCGTGGGTCAGCGAAGTGGTCAACGTGTACCGCCAGTCCCTGGCCGGTCGTTATCCGATGTCGCCGGGCAGCGCGCGCGACGCCACGCTGGATGACTTTGGCCAGTTTTTTGGTGTGGGCGGGGTGATGGATAACTACTTCCGCAAATACCTGCAGCCTTATGTGGACACGTCTGCGCCGACCTGGCGCTGGCAGCCGGGGGCGGCGCAGAAGCTCGGGATTGCGCCGGGCGTGCTGCAAACCTTCCAGCGTGCGGCGGCCATTCGTGATGCGTTCTTCCGCGCTGGAGGCACCCAACCGATTGTGCGTTTCGAACTCAAGCCGGTGTCGATGGACCCGACGATCACTCAGTTCCTGCTGGATCTGGACGGCCAGCAATTGAGCTACGACCACGGCCCAAGCCGCCCGGTGGCCATGCAATGGCCGAACCCGGGCAGCATTGGCGTGGTGCGTATTTCTATCATGCCGCCGTCGGCCAGCGGCCGTTCGGGCGTGACCCTGGACGGGCCGTGGGCCTGGTTCCGCCTGCTGGAGCAATCGGATCTCACCGCCGGTAACTCGCCGGACCGCTTCAACCTGCGCCTGCGGGTGGACGGGGCGAGTATCGCCTACGAGTTGCGCGCCAACAGCGCCTTCAACCCGTTCAAGAGCCGTGTACTCAGCGGCTTCAGCCTGCCGGAGCGG
- a CDS encoding DotU family type VI secretion system protein has translation MHPNDDDRTQFMPRPGGRAPEPARAEPAPLSMPAAPILTGKSQGLNPLESAAGPLLALLTRLRNTIAHPAPASLRAQLLDYLRQFEERAEAAGVARNEVLLARYALCTALDEAVLSTPWGSTSDWGKQSLLITVHNEAWGGEKVFQLLDHCLQSPRERLYLLELLYLCMCLGFEGRYRVMNDGRSQLEALRERTAAAIRSARGEHERELSPHWRGVTVARDRLAQFMPPWIAVAIGLALLLALLFGLRMKLASDAEPVFKNIHALGEIPVQAIDRPVVQPKVIERPRLAGFLVEDIKAGRVAVEDKVDRSVVTIRGDELFASASSSIVDDYQPLMLRIADAIRKVKGQVRVTGHSDNRPIATLRFPSNWALSEARAKSVLEILAAKTGQADRFSAEGRSDTTPVATNATAEGRARNRRVEITVLAEGVE, from the coding sequence ATGCATCCCAATGATGATGACCGCACCCAGTTCATGCCGCGTCCGGGTGGCCGCGCGCCGGAACCTGCGCGCGCAGAGCCGGCACCGCTTTCGATGCCGGCCGCGCCGATCCTGACCGGTAAAAGCCAAGGCCTCAACCCGCTGGAAAGCGCTGCTGGCCCGTTGCTTGCGCTGCTGACACGCCTGCGCAACACCATCGCGCACCCGGCGCCGGCCAGCTTGCGTGCGCAGTTACTGGACTACTTGCGCCAGTTCGAAGAACGCGCCGAAGCCGCCGGTGTGGCGCGCAACGAAGTGCTGTTGGCGCGTTACGCGCTGTGCACCGCGCTCGATGAGGCCGTGCTGAGTACGCCATGGGGCAGCACCAGTGACTGGGGCAAACAGAGCTTGTTGATCACCGTGCACAACGAAGCCTGGGGCGGCGAAAAAGTCTTTCAGTTGCTCGACCACTGCCTGCAAAGCCCGCGCGAGCGCCTGTATTTGCTGGAGCTGTTGTACCTGTGCATGTGCCTGGGTTTCGAGGGCCGCTACCGCGTGATGAACGACGGTCGCAGCCAGTTGGAAGCCTTGCGTGAGCGCACCGCTGCGGCCATTCGCAGCGCCCGTGGCGAGCACGAGCGTGAACTGTCGCCGCATTGGCGCGGCGTGACCGTGGCGCGTGATCGCCTGGCGCAATTCATGCCGCCATGGATCGCCGTGGCCATCGGCCTGGCGCTGCTGTTGGCGTTGCTGTTCGGTTTGCGCATGAAGCTGGCGTCGGATGCCGAGCCGGTGTTCAAGAATATCCATGCCTTGGGCGAGATCCCGGTGCAGGCCATCGACCGTCCCGTGGTGCAACCGAAAGTGATTGAACGGCCACGCCTGGCGGGCTTCCTGGTGGAAGACATCAAGGCGGGCCGCGTGGCCGTGGAAGACAAGGTCGACCGTTCCGTCGTGACGATTCGGGGTGATGAGCTGTTCGCGTCGGCCAGTTCCAGCATTGTCGATGACTACCAGCCGCTGATGCTGCGCATCGCCGATGCCATCCGCAAGGTCAAGGGCCAGGTGCGCGTCACCGGGCACAGCGATAACCGCCCGATTGCCACACTGCGGTTCCCGTCCAACTGGGCGCTGTCCGAGGCGCGCGCCAAGTCGGTGCTGGAGATTCTGGCGGCCAAGACCGGCCAGGCGGATCGCTTCAGCGCCGAAGGCAGAAGCGACACCACGCCGGTGGCCACCAATGCCACTGCCGAAGGCCGTGCCCGCAATCGTCGGGTTGAAATCACCGTATTGGCGGAGGGCGTCGAGTGA
- the tssK gene encoding type VI secretion system baseplate subunit TssK, whose translation MSWNNRVVWSEGMFIGTQHFQQHDRYLENLIDARSRPLSAGAWGFSELLIDQGLLAQGKLAIVSARGLLPDGTPFNIPQDDLAPSPLNIDDNLRDGLVYLALPLKRAGARDTVDEGEDLGAARYVSQVREVRDDNAPFENRAPVAVGSRALRLLTAQDGISDYAAIGVVRIKEKRADRALVLDDTYIPPVLDVAASKPLSAFRSELLGLLHQRGEALAGRVVASGAGGASEIADFMLLQLVNRAQPLLQHFSQLSPLHPERFFSELVSLAGEFSTFSTSGRRPQEYPQYQHDDLSLSFVPVMAALREALSMLIDSKATPIPIVEKAYGIHVAMLADKTLLDSASFILVVRADVPGETLRARFGQQSKVGSVEHIRDMVNLQLPGIGLLPLPVAPRQIPYHAGSTYYELDRGSEHWQQLNNSGGFAFHIAGQFPGLNLAFWAIRG comes from the coding sequence ATGTCCTGGAACAATCGCGTGGTCTGGTCGGAAGGCATGTTCATTGGAACGCAGCACTTCCAGCAACATGACCGTTATCTGGAAAACCTGATCGACGCCCGCAGTCGTCCGTTATCCGCTGGCGCGTGGGGCTTTTCCGAGTTGCTGATCGACCAAGGCCTGCTGGCGCAGGGCAAGCTGGCGATCGTTTCGGCGCGCGGCCTGTTGCCTGATGGCACGCCGTTCAATATCCCCCAGGACGACCTGGCGCCGAGCCCGCTGAACATCGACGATAACCTGCGCGATGGCCTGGTGTACCTGGCCTTGCCGCTCAAGCGCGCGGGTGCCCGTGACACGGTCGACGAGGGCGAAGACCTTGGCGCCGCACGTTATGTGAGCCAGGTGCGTGAAGTGCGTGACGACAACGCGCCGTTCGAAAACCGCGCGCCGGTGGCCGTGGGTTCCCGTGCCCTGCGCTTGCTGACCGCGCAAGATGGCATCAGCGATTACGCTGCCATCGGCGTGGTACGCATCAAGGAAAAACGCGCTGACCGCGCGCTGGTCCTCGATGACACCTACATTCCGCCGGTTCTGGACGTGGCCGCGAGCAAACCGCTGAGCGCCTTTCGCAGCGAATTACTGGGCCTGCTGCACCAGCGTGGCGAAGCCCTGGCTGGCCGTGTCGTCGCCTCGGGCGCCGGTGGCGCGTCGGAGATTGCCGATTTCATGCTGCTGCAATTGGTCAACCGCGCGCAGCCGCTGCTCCAGCATTTCAGCCAGTTGAGCCCGCTGCACCCGGAACGCTTTTTCAGCGAGCTGGTGAGCCTGGCCGGGGAGTTTTCCACCTTCTCCACCTCGGGCCGTCGCCCCCAGGAATACCCGCAATACCAGCACGACGACCTGTCCCTGAGTTTCGTCCCGGTGATGGCGGCCCTGCGTGAAGCGCTGTCGATGCTGATCGACAGCAAGGCCACGCCCATCCCGATTGTGGAGAAAGCCTACGGCATCCACGTGGCGATGCTTGCTGATAAAACCCTGCTCGACAGCGCCAGTTTCATCCTGGTGGTGCGCGCTGACGTGCCTGGCGAAACCCTGCGCGCGCGCTTCGGCCAGCAGAGCAAGGTTGGTTCGGTGGAACACATCCGCGACATGGTCAACCTGCAACTGCCGGGCATTGGCCTGCTGCCATTGCCGGTGGCGCCACGGCAGATCCCGTACCACGCAGGCAGCACCTATTACGAGTTGGACCGGGGCAGCGAGCACTGGCAGCAACTGAACAACTCCGGCGGTTTTGCCTTCCATATCGCCGGGCAGTTCCCGGGTTTGAACCTGGCCTTCTGGGCGATCCGAGGATAA
- the tssJ gene encoding type VI secretion system lipoprotein TssJ: protein MIPRFLLAAATALLLTACAKDAAKPQAVAEAEADTAAVELHFHAITGLNPGANGLAAPVRVRIFELKNAATFSRSDYFALADRAQSTLGLDLLDQDEVMVQPGQQLSIQRDLDPSTRQIGLLVGYRELDRAQWRTVLNVPARQYTEYQISLDVRAVRADVVVPPSSPAQ, encoded by the coding sequence ATGATTCCCAGGTTTTTACTCGCAGCAGCCACCGCGTTGCTGCTGACGGCGTGTGCCAAGGATGCCGCCAAACCCCAGGCGGTTGCCGAGGCCGAGGCGGACACCGCCGCCGTCGAGTTGCACTTTCACGCGATTACCGGGCTCAACCCCGGCGCCAACGGCCTGGCAGCGCCGGTGCGGGTGCGCATCTTCGAACTGAAAAACGCCGCCACCTTCAGCCGCTCCGACTACTTCGCGCTGGCTGACCGCGCGCAATCCACCCTCGGCCTGGACCTGTTGGACCAGGACGAAGTGATGGTCCAACCCGGCCAGCAATTGAGCATTCAACGCGACCTCGACCCCTCCACACGCCAAATCGGTTTGCTGGTGGGCTATCGCGAGTTGGACCGCGCGCAATGGCGCACGGTGCTCAACGTGCCGGCTCGCCAGTACACCGAATACCAGATCAGCCTCGATGTGCGCGCCGTGCGCGCCGACGTCGTGGTTCCCCCATCCAGCCCTGCCCAATAA
- the tagH gene encoding type VI secretion system-associated FHA domain protein TagH has product MSLCLTITSYHKITPGQCPEKSMNQGVMAIGRSSDNDWVLPDPERLVSSQHCVIQYKDGRYYLTDNSTNGVELVNAGIRMRRGNSEPLQDGELIRIGDYEIQARIDFNVQAVDSQLFAGDSPNSFEALMGAVVSSPAPAPTPAIAPQFQGASSMDTLPDLFDFLTPTTVPPPTVADHVPCEQHDFRPPTPVAVPVVEKPVVSGSVIPEDWDLFGDTPAPVVTAPQPVAPPEPPPAPILPPAAPDTQQPDLLQAFLRGAGLDQLRLDKADACAQMESIGRSYRLMVEGLIDVLRARASLKGEFRMQQTMIRPAENNPLKFAPNADEALLLLLRHGNQAFMAPDIAVRDSFDDLRAHQLAVMAGVEAAIKHLLTRFEPAQLEERMGKPGGLSSLFNGSRQAQYWQQFTELYSNISREAQEDFQDLFGREFSRAYEEHSARQRR; this is encoded by the coding sequence ATGTCGCTGTGTTTGACTATCACTAGTTATCACAAAATTACCCCTGGGCAATGCCCTGAAAAGTCCATGAATCAGGGCGTGATGGCTATTGGCCGTAGTTCCGATAATGACTGGGTATTGCCCGACCCAGAGCGCCTTGTCTCTTCGCAGCACTGCGTTATTCAATACAAAGATGGCCGTTACTATTTAACCGATAACAGTACAAACGGCGTGGAGCTGGTTAACGCCGGTATTCGCATGCGCCGGGGTAACAGCGAGCCGTTGCAAGATGGTGAGCTGATCCGCATCGGCGATTACGAAATCCAGGCGCGTATCGACTTCAACGTGCAAGCGGTTGATAGCCAGTTGTTTGCTGGCGATTCGCCGAACAGCTTTGAGGCGCTGATGGGGGCGGTGGTGAGCTCGCCAGCGCCTGCGCCGACGCCGGCAATTGCGCCGCAGTTCCAGGGCGCCTCGTCGATGGACACGCTGCCGGATCTGTTCGACTTCCTCACCCCGACCACCGTACCGCCGCCGACTGTGGCGGACCACGTACCCTGCGAGCAACACGACTTCCGTCCACCGACGCCGGTGGCCGTGCCGGTGGTCGAGAAGCCGGTCGTATCCGGTTCAGTCATTCCCGAAGACTGGGACCTGTTTGGCGACACGCCAGCGCCTGTCGTCACAGCCCCCCAGCCTGTTGCGCCGCCCGAACCGCCACCTGCGCCGATCCTCCCGCCAGCCGCCCCGGACACCCAGCAGCCCGACCTGCTGCAAGCCTTCCTGCGCGGCGCCGGCCTTGACCAACTGCGCCTCGACAAAGCCGACGCCTGCGCGCAAATGGAAAGCATCGGCCGCAGCTACCGGCTGATGGTCGAAGGCCTGATCGACGTCTTGCGTGCCCGTGCCAGCCTCAAGGGCGAGTTCCGCATGCAGCAGACGATGATCCGGCCAGCCGAAAACAATCCGTTGAAATTCGCGCCGAATGCCGACGAAGCCTTACTGCTGCTGCTTCGCCACGGTAACCAAGCGTTTATGGCGCCGGACATCGCCGTGCGCGACAGTTTCGACGACTTGCGCGCCCACCAACTGGCAGTAATGGCCGGTGTGGAAGCGGCGATCAAACACCTGCTCACGCGTTTTGAGCCGGCACAGCTGGAAGAGCGCATGGGCAAGCCCGGCGGGCTGTCGAGCCTTTTTAACGGCTCGCGCCAGGCCCAGTACTGGCAGCAGTTCACCGAGCTTTACAGCAATATTTCCCGCGAGGCCCAGGAAGATTTCCAGGACCTGTTCGGCCGCGAATTCAGCCGGGCCTACGAAGAACACAGCGCACGACAGCGACGCTAA
- the tssA gene encoding type VI secretion system protein TssA — MDVPLLLAAVSATSPCGEDMEYDADFLHLERAAKGQPERSMGDSILPAEPPDWRSIQQQSLDLLQRSKDLRITHFLLQSSLALQGPAGLAEVLTLINALLREYWADLHPRLDADDDNDPTVRINALSGLTSDATIRLLRESILTRSRTFGPVSLRAALNASGLMSFPDEQLGAQQLNAAFLDSDPEQLQATHDALSAARAACEAIEQQVSDQVGSAQGVDLSLLKQPLKQALQVLNQFVPNSDTSSEPEAVSDDNAPSVEYAAAPAAPRPTGDIASRDDVLRSLDKILAYYTRHEPSSPLPVLLNRAKNLVHADFAAIVRNLIPDGMSQFENLRGPDGE; from the coding sequence GTGGATGTGCCGTTGCTGCTCGCCGCCGTTTCCGCGACTTCGCCGTGTGGCGAAGACATGGAATATGACGCGGACTTTCTCCACCTGGAGCGTGCCGCCAAGGGCCAACCCGAGCGCAGCATGGGCGACTCCATCCTGCCCGCTGAACCGCCGGACTGGCGCAGCATCCAGCAGCAAAGCCTCGACTTGTTGCAGCGCAGCAAAGACCTGCGTATCACCCATTTTCTGCTGCAAAGCTCCCTCGCCCTGCAGGGTCCGGCCGGGCTGGCCGAAGTCCTCACGCTGATCAACGCGCTGCTGCGCGAATACTGGGCCGACCTGCACCCGCGCCTGGATGCCGACGACGATAACGACCCCACCGTGCGCATCAACGCCCTCTCGGGCTTGACCAGCGACGCGACCATTCGTCTGCTGCGCGAAAGCATCCTCACGCGCTCACGCACGTTCGGGCCGGTGAGCCTGCGCGCCGCGCTGAACGCCAGCGGCCTGATGAGTTTCCCCGATGAACAACTCGGCGCCCAGCAACTGAACGCCGCGTTCCTCGACAGCGACCCGGAACAACTGCAGGCCACCCACGACGCCCTGAGCGCTGCGCGTGCCGCCTGCGAAGCCATCGAACAACAGGTTAGCGACCAGGTCGGTTCGGCCCAGGGCGTGGACCTCAGCCTGTTGAAGCAACCGCTCAAGCAGGCGCTGCAAGTCCTCAACCAATTCGTACCGAATAGCGATACCAGCAGCGAGCCCGAGGCCGTCAGTGACGACAATGCCCCCTCGGTTGAATACGCCGCTGCCCCCGCCGCACCGCGCCCAACGGGTGACATCGCCAGCCGCGATGACGTGCTGCGCAGCCTCGACAAGATCCTTGCGTACTACACCCGGCACGAGCCTTCGAGCCCGCTGCCGGTGCTGTTGAACCGGGCGAAAAATCTGGTGCATGCCGATTTTGCGGCCATCGTGCGCAATCTGATTCCCGACGGCATGTCCCAATTTGAAAACCTGCGCGGCCCGGACGGCGAGTAA